AATGCGAACGAAATTGTATCATTCTTACAAGAGCATCCTGCAGTCGAAAAAATATACTATCCTGGCTTACCAAGCCATCCAAATCATGAAATTGCTAAAAAACAAGCCGATGGATTTGGAGGGATGATTTCCTTTGATGTCGGCAGCGAAGAAAAAGCGAATCAGTTGTTACAAAAGGTAAAGTACTTCACGTTAGCAGAAAGTTTAGGAGCAGTTGAAAGTTTAATCTCAGTACCAGCAAAAATGACGCATGCATCTATTCCGAAGGACCGTCGTGAAGCGTTAGGAATTACAGACGGGCTTGTTCGAATTTCTGTTGGAATTGAAGATGTGGAGGATTTAATTGCAGATTTAAAACAAGCATTAGAAGATTAATAGTGGATAAATTTACATGCCTACAACCCTTTTAAAATATGATACCGTTAGAGTAGACATTCTAGGAAATGGGTGAAGGTATGTGAACAAAAAGCAAATTCGAGAACTCATGATGGACTTTAAGCAATATGCTATTGTCTTGTTAGCAATTGGAACGTTTTTGTACATTGGGATGGTTATCCCTGATGAATACGTCAGTCGCTCATCGATGGAAGAATATGCTTTATTAGGGGCCACTACTCTTTTATTCATTTTTTCGATCTTATGTTTTTCTCGATCATTGAAATATAAAAAGCAACTGGAAAATATGGATGAGTAAAGTCTTGGGCAATTGCACCAAGGCTTTTTTTTATGGCTGTTTTTTATCCATTGTCTCCTTTAGGGCAGGAAATAAATTTAATTCTTGAAGGGAAAGACGACGACTGACCAACGTTGGAATGAGATCAAGGCGATAAATCGAGCAAATACGATTAATCACTATGCTGATAATATATTTACATTTCAAGGATTACAATAAAATAACAAATGTATATTATTACCTTCGAAAGTTATCATTGTATTGGAGGTCGAATAAAATGAAAACGCTAGTTGTTTTCTTAAAAGAATTAAAATCCGAACGAATGCTTACCTTATTCGACCCAAAATGGCTAAAAGGTACCTTTTTAACACATTTAACGTGTTACATTCAAAAGCCACAGGTTGACTAGATGCAGCCTGTGGCTTTCAATCTCTTATTGAAAGGAGGGCTGCGCCATGACGATTAATTTGTTTTTCATTCTCATTCACATTGAAAAACGAAAAAAATCCTTAGAAGAAATTGAGCATGAACAATATGTAGAACAATTGATGGAAGAAGTTAAAAACCGTCAATTTAAGCTGTACAGAGGCATTTGAAGTAACGGATCGAAGAAGGGGGAACAAACGATGACGAATCATTATATTCGAACACATTTACCAACTTTGAGGGATACGGATTAGGTTTGCGAGGGGGCGATTTGAAAAGGCCCCCTCGCTAATTTACTTACATCCTGTCAGAAGGTCGAAGAAATAATGCAATTGAAGTAACGGTTGCTAATATTAATAGGATGAGAGTCTGATGAGAATAGCCTTCAAAAATAAACTTAGCGATTGATGCAAGTAAAATAACAAAATAGACTATACCTACAATTATTTTTCCTGCCAATGGAAACTCACCTTTCAATGTTTATCAACTAAAATTTTATGGGTTAGATGATAATATGTCCATAAAAAAAGAGGCCATTTCGGCCATCCTCTTAAGATTTTCCTTCATTCATTCGCTTTTCTTTTTCAATTCTAAAAAATTCGTGAAAAATCTTCATCAATGCCCGCTTCTCAATTCTAGATACGTAACTTCTAGAAATCCCTAATTCCTTAGCAATTTCTCGTTGTGTTTTCTCATCTTGCATATTAAGACCGAACCTTCCAATAATTACTTCTTGCTCTCGTTCATCTAAAATATCAATATATTCCTTAACGCGTTCTAGCTCCATGTTTAATTGAATCGTTTCGACAACATCTTCATGCTCGGCTTTTAACACATCAATTAAACTGATTT
The Bacillus kexueae DNA segment above includes these coding regions:
- a CDS encoding YrzI family small protein, whose product is MTINLFFILIHIEKRKKSLEEIEHEQYVEQLMEEVKNRQFKLYRGI
- a CDS encoding YrhC family protein, whose product is MNKKQIRELMMDFKQYAIVLLAIGTFLYIGMVIPDEYVSRSSMEEYALLGATTLLFIFSILCFSRSLKYKKQLENMDE